The Campylobacter concisus genome has a window encoding:
- a CDS encoding ABC transporter ATP-binding protein → MIDIKEVTKIFGSQKILDSVSLNVKAGEKIAILGQNGAGKSSLMRIILGEFVPNSGSVAINGVNTLKDRKEALKFISFVPQTPPPLKFSLRELCEFVCKSSNVKFEDIEKFSKLLELDLHANLNKSFYKLSGGMKQKMLIAIAFAKDSEILMFDEPTANLDVKARESFKNLLDNFTRKKTLVFISHRIDEIAHLLDRCVYMDLGKIIKEENLRSKSE, encoded by the coding sequence TTGATAGATATAAAAGAAGTAACGAAAATTTTTGGCTCGCAAAAGATACTTGATAGCGTCAGTCTAAATGTAAAAGCTGGCGAAAAGATAGCGATACTTGGGCAAAATGGAGCTGGCAAAAGCTCGCTTATGCGTATCATCTTGGGCGAGTTTGTGCCAAATAGCGGAAGTGTCGCGATAAATGGCGTAAATACCCTAAAAGATAGAAAAGAGGCGCTAAAGTTTATCTCATTTGTGCCGCAAACCCCGCCACCACTTAAATTTAGCCTGCGTGAGCTTTGCGAGTTTGTCTGCAAAAGCTCAAATGTAAAATTTGAAGATATTGAGAAATTTAGCAAGCTTTTAGAGCTTGACCTGCATGCAAATTTAAACAAGTCCTTTTACAAGCTCTCTGGCGGTATGAAGCAAAAGATGCTAATAGCCATCGCATTTGCCAAAGATAGTGAAATCTTGATGTTTGACGAGCCAACAGCAAATTTAGATGTAAAAGCAAGGGAGTCTTTTAAAAATTTGCTTGACAACTTCACGCGAAAAAAGACACTAGTTTTCATCTCGCACCGCATAGATGAGATCGCTCATTTGCTTGATAGATGCGTCTATATGGACCTTGGCAAGATCATCAAAGAAGAAAATTTAAGGAGCAAGAGTGAATAA
- a CDS encoding ABC transporter permease gives MNNLFLIAKLDVKESFRSRWFAIYALLFSALMIGFLFSGVTDSRVLGFSGLTRALLLFIQICVIIVPIFILISTVRSINQDRDTNLLEYVLSFPLSLKEYYFGKALGRTFVVFVPLLFSLLLCVVVGFIKGVSIPWGVLVLYFGLLFSLSIVFLSLGFFISSLIKNQETGQGVAFLLWLIMLAFIDLALIGLLMRSSVDEYVIYSIAMLNPIELFRIAALSLFDPNLAVIGTASYFILGTFSKATFVAYAIIYPLVLGAILLVCGYLGFSKRDLV, from the coding sequence GTGAATAACCTTTTTTTAATAGCAAAACTAGACGTCAAAGAGTCGTTTCGCTCGAGGTGGTTTGCGATCTATGCGCTTCTTTTTTCTGCTTTGATGATAGGATTTTTATTTAGCGGAGTGACCGACTCGCGCGTGCTAGGCTTTTCTGGGCTAACAAGGGCACTACTTTTGTTTATACAAATTTGCGTCATCATCGTGCCGATATTTATCCTCATTTCAACCGTTAGAAGCATAAATCAAGACAGAGATACAAACCTACTTGAATACGTGCTAAGCTTCCCGCTAAGCCTTAAAGAGTACTACTTTGGCAAGGCGCTTGGGCGGACATTTGTCGTTTTTGTGCCGCTTTTGTTTTCGCTTTTGCTTTGCGTGGTGGTTGGCTTTATAAAGGGCGTGTCGATACCTTGGGGCGTGCTGGTGCTTTATTTTGGCCTGCTTTTTAGCCTAAGTATCGTCTTTTTATCGCTTGGCTTTTTCATATCAAGCCTTATTAAAAACCAAGAGACAGGCCAAGGCGTGGCGTTTTTGCTCTGGCTTATCATGCTAGCTTTTATCGACTTAGCGCTCATTGGGCTGCTTATGCGAAGCTCTGTCGATGAGTACGTCATCTACTCTATCGCGATGTTAAATCCGATCGAGCTTTTTAGGATAGCAGCGCTTAGCCTTTTTGATCCAAATTTAGCAGTCATTGGCACTGCGTCTTACTTTATCTTAGGCACATTTTCAAAAGCGACCTTCGTAGCTTATGCGATCATCTATCCTTTGGTGCTTGGCGCGATCTTGCTAGTTTGCGGCTATTTGGGCTTTAGCAAGAGAGATCTTGTTTGA
- a CDS encoding c-type cytochrome, whose translation MRVIIPLIAAALLFVGCEKSEDKAQEAASEQGAKVATSASIKVEKNENNESANKQNEFIKYDMHGEKSVKFGLEDNNVSRQIGALAMVKSPLQSINLRLIKGRLSKDFITKCSACHDDYANGIIGPSLLTKSEDEIYKMINAYKNKEKVNVLMRDLVKKMDESEIRNLAKEISDFNAQFRSKQ comes from the coding sequence ATGAGAGTAATAATACCTTTAATAGCTGCTGCGTTGCTATTTGTCGGCTGTGAAAAGAGCGAGGACAAAGCGCAAGAGGCTGCTAGCGAGCAAGGTGCAAAAGTAGCCACGAGTGCTAGCATAAAGGTCGAAAAAAATGAAAACAACGAGAGCGCAAATAAGCAAAATGAATTTATAAAATACGATATGCACGGCGAAAAAAGCGTTAAATTTGGACTTGAAGACAACAACGTAAGCCGCCAGATCGGAGCGCTTGCCATGGTAAAAAGCCCGCTTCAAAGTATAAATTTAAGGCTTATAAAGGGCAGACTTAGCAAGGACTTCATCACAAAGTGCTCAGCCTGCCACGACGACTATGCAAATGGCATCATCGGACCATCTCTTCTAACAAAGAGCGAGGATGAAATTTATAAGATGATAAACGCTTATAAAAACAAAGAGAAGGTAAATGTGCTGATGCGTGATCTTGTTAAAAAGATGGATGAGAGTGAGATTAGAAATCTAGCAAAAGAGATAAGCGATTTTAATGCGCAGTTTAGGAGCAAACAATGA
- a CDS encoding nitrous oxide reductase family maturation protein NosD, whose product MRKFSKFALVFLPLFGFANVLQDAINNASPGDVIKLGDAVYEGNIIISKPLSIIGEGKNAHIKGEGKGSVIKIIASNVTLKNLKISGSGNDLGELDAGIGCDKANNVEISKNDISDVLFGIDFKECSSSKITENNITSKKGASLGFRGDAVRLWYSHENLIERNNIRDSRDMVAWYASHNKFLSNKAVGSRYSLHFMYANQNLVENNEFIGNAVGMFFMYSASSNIKNNLVMDSDGAFGIGIGLKDVSDFTIENNTLVYNARGILLDNSPFQPGSTINFIGNKILHNVVGVYFHATQGTSIFENNDFIGNMDIVVNDTPGEKMLLNRWSKNYYDEYESFDRDKDGYGDTPFLHLSYIDQLWQYYPNLQFFYGSSVFSVLNFLAKLAPFSEPIKLLEDSSPRIKPLDVSNFNALKAKRG is encoded by the coding sequence ATGCGTAAATTTTCTAAATTTGCCCTTGTTTTTTTGCCACTTTTTGGCTTTGCAAACGTCCTTCAAGATGCGATAAACAACGCTAGCCCTGGTGATGTGATAAAGCTGGGGGATGCTGTTTATGAGGGAAATATAATCATTTCTAAGCCTCTTAGCATCATAGGAGAAGGCAAAAATGCCCACATAAAAGGGGAGGGTAAGGGCAGCGTTATAAAGATCATCGCTTCAAATGTGACACTTAAAAATTTAAAGATAAGTGGCAGTGGCAACGATCTTGGCGAGCTTGACGCTGGCATAGGCTGTGACAAGGCAAATAACGTTGAAATTTCTAAAAACGACATAAGCGATGTGCTTTTTGGGATTGACTTTAAAGAGTGCAGTAGCTCAAAGATCACTGAAAACAACATCACCTCAAAAAAGGGCGCTAGCCTTGGCTTTAGAGGCGATGCGGTGAGACTTTGGTATAGCCATGAAAATTTGATCGAGCGCAACAATATCCGCGACAGCCGTGACATGGTCGCATGGTACGCAAGCCATAATAAATTTCTAAGCAACAAAGCAGTTGGTAGCAGATATTCGCTGCATTTTATGTATGCTAATCAAAATTTAGTTGAAAATAACGAATTTATCGGCAACGCTGTTGGTATGTTTTTTATGTATTCAGCTAGCTCAAATATAAAAAACAATCTCGTTATGGATAGTGACGGCGCCTTTGGCATCGGCATCGGGCTAAAGGACGTATCTGACTTTACGATAGAAAATAACACCCTTGTCTATAATGCGCGTGGCATCTTGCTTGATAACTCACCGTTTCAGCCGGGATCAACTATAAATTTTATAGGCAATAAAATTTTACACAACGTAGTTGGCGTCTATTTTCACGCTACGCAAGGCACAAGCATCTTTGAAAACAACGACTTTATCGGCAACATGGACATCGTCGTAAACGACACCCCGGGCGAAAAGATGCTACTAAATAGATGGAGTAAGAACTATTATGATGAGTATGAGAGCTTTGATAGAGATAAAGATGGCTACGGCGACACGCCATTTTTGCACCTTTCATACATCGATCAGCTTTGGCAGTACTATCCAAATTTGCAGTTTTTCTACGGCTCAAGCGTCTTTAGCGTCTTAAATTTCTTAGCCAAACTCGCTCCATTTTCTGAGCCGATAAAGCTACTTGAAGATAGTTCGCCTAGGATAAAACCGCTTGATGTTTCAAATTTCAACGCTTTAAAGGCGAAACGTGGATAG
- a CDS encoding 4Fe-4S dicluster domain-containing protein yields the protein MDRRNFMIIGSAAAVAGYAIGKFLPKSSGDKLYLRPPGAVDDFDDLCVKCGQCVQVCPYHSISLLDIEDGYSSGSAHIDAKERGCYLCDLFPCVLACPSGALDHATKVVGDVKMGVAVLSDTAACLSVKRENLSEAGVKDLLDRKAYNDREEALKDKIKGKIGKICDLCVTLCPVGDSAIAMSETNLPLIKNGCVGCGVCAEVCPAKIINIAPKMSYDEIYKEKK from the coding sequence GTGGATAGAAGAAATTTTATGATAATAGGCTCAGCTGCAGCGGTGGCTGGATACGCCATAGGCAAGTTTTTGCCAAAAAGTAGTGGCGATAAGCTCTATCTTAGACCGCCAGGCGCTGTTGATGACTTTGATGATCTTTGCGTAAAATGCGGTCAGTGCGTGCAAGTCTGCCCTTATCACAGCATAAGCTTACTTGATATAGAAGATGGTTATTCAAGTGGCTCAGCTCACATCGACGCCAAAGAGCGAGGCTGCTACTTGTGCGATCTTTTCCCATGCGTGCTAGCCTGTCCTAGCGGTGCGCTCGATCACGCCACAAAGGTCGTGGGTGACGTCAAAATGGGCGTTGCAGTTTTAAGTGACACGGCTGCCTGTTTGAGCGTGAAAAGAGAAAATTTAAGCGAAGCTGGCGTTAAAGATCTGCTTGATCGCAAAGCCTATAACGACAGAGAAGAGGCGCTAAAAGATAAGATAAAAGGCAAGATCGGTAAAATTTGCGATCTTTGCGTCACGCTTTGTCCAGTTGGCGATAGCGCGATAGCAATGAGCGAGACAAATTTACCGCTTATAAAAAATGGCTGCGTGGGATGTGGCGTTTGCGCTGAGGTCTGCCCAGCAAAGATCATAAATATCGCCCCAAAGATGAGTTATGATGAAATTTACAAGGAGAAAAAATGA
- the nosZ gene encoding Sec-dependent nitrous-oxide reductase has translation MQKLFCVASAALLGLSLTAACAASSDLEKVMKERGLSEKDVLAAAKTYQPSGKKDDFIVFSSGGQSGQVLVYGVPSMRIYKYIGVFTPEPWQGYGYDNESKAVLKQGNIRGKEITWGDTHHPNFTEKNGEYVGDYLFINDKANPRIAVINLKDFETTQMVVNPIMKSEHGGSFITPNSEYVIEASQYAAPLDDNYHSMDDYEAVYRGAVTFWKFDYPKGKIDEKASFSLELPPYWQDLSDAGKGESYGWGFTNSINTEMYTGGIEKGLPPFEAGASRNDTDFLHVYNWQILEKLAQDKKNYKVINGHRVVTIDAAVKAGALFLIPESKSPHGCDVSPDGRYIIVGGKLDTHASVYDFRKIKELIDKKEYAGTDPYGIPILDREKSMHGQVELGLGPLHTSFDSQDGILYTSLYVDSQIVKWDYKNLKVLDKINVHYNIGHLDTMEGKSAKPKGKYAIALDKLSIDRFNPVGPLHPQNHQLIDINGPKMELIYDMPIPLGEPHDVVSIAASKLTPALTYNMGTNSRTGEASPYATLAGQERVERNGKNVTVYATMIRSHINPEHIEVNKGDNVTIHLTNLERAQDETHGFGIDLYNIHASLEPGKTASVNFVADMEGVFPYYCTEFCSALHLEMMGYLLVKDPNKKYESAKNSKLKTLSPEALKAEYDKVIATNKATDDVIQEVVKYLKEKHYEKYPKVKALVDDALDQYGHIKEVKAKADEAYKKGDVNGAILWEYQVWQYMVKTADVGLRAKNNLAKEIATPMSPAAAKGEEAYLKGGCNGCHVIGQVSSGPDLTGVLLRHENGEKWVADFIKDPAKFYNDDYVKAMIDFFKLRMPNQHMSDEEIKNIIQYLKWIDENAGM, from the coding sequence ATGCAAAAGTTATTTTGTGTCGCAAGTGCTGCACTGCTTGGGCTATCTTTAACTGCTGCTTGTGCTGCTAGTAGTGACCTTGAAAAAGTCATGAAAGAGCGCGGGCTAAGCGAAAAAGATGTCCTTGCAGCTGCTAAGACTTACCAGCCAAGCGGTAAAAAAGATGATTTCATCGTCTTTTCATCTGGCGGGCAGAGTGGTCAAGTGCTAGTTTATGGCGTTCCGTCGATGAGAATTTACAAATACATCGGCGTTTTCACCCCAGAGCCTTGGCAAGGATATGGCTATGACAATGAGTCAAAAGCCGTTTTAAAACAAGGCAACATCAGGGGCAAAGAGATAACTTGGGGCGATACACACCACCCAAATTTCACTGAGAAAAATGGTGAGTATGTTGGTGATTATCTATTTATCAACGACAAGGCAAACCCAAGGATCGCTGTCATAAATTTAAAAGACTTTGAGACAACTCAAATGGTTGTAAACCCTATCATGAAGAGTGAGCACGGCGGTAGCTTCATCACTCCAAACAGCGAGTATGTCATCGAAGCTAGCCAGTATGCAGCTCCACTTGATGATAACTATCACTCAATGGACGACTACGAAGCCGTTTATAGAGGCGCTGTGACATTTTGGAAATTTGACTATCCAAAAGGCAAGATCGACGAGAAAGCATCTTTCTCACTTGAGCTTCCTCCATACTGGCAAGACCTAAGTGACGCTGGTAAGGGCGAGAGCTACGGCTGGGGCTTTACAAACTCGATAAACACTGAGATGTATACAGGTGGTATCGAAAAAGGTCTTCCTCCATTTGAGGCAGGTGCTAGTAGAAATGACACCGACTTCTTACACGTTTATAACTGGCAAATTTTAGAAAAACTTGCACAAGACAAGAAAAACTACAAAGTTATAAATGGTCACAGGGTAGTTACAATAGATGCTGCTGTAAAAGCAGGAGCACTATTTTTGATCCCAGAGTCAAAGAGCCCACACGGTTGTGACGTAAGCCCAGATGGCAGATACATCATCGTTGGCGGTAAGCTTGATACTCACGCATCAGTTTATGACTTTAGAAAGATCAAAGAGCTAATCGATAAGAAAGAGTACGCTGGCACTGACCCATACGGCATACCTATCTTAGATAGAGAAAAGTCAATGCACGGACAAGTAGAACTAGGCCTTGGACCACTGCACACATCATTTGACTCACAAGATGGCATACTTTATACTTCACTTTACGTTGATAGCCAAATCGTAAAATGGGACTATAAAAATTTAAAAGTGCTTGATAAGATAAATGTTCACTACAACATCGGTCACCTTGACACAATGGAGGGCAAATCAGCAAAACCTAAGGGTAAATACGCAATCGCACTTGATAAACTTTCAATCGATCGCTTCAACCCAGTTGGTCCTTTGCACCCACAAAACCACCAGTTAATAGACATCAATGGTCCAAAAATGGAGCTAATCTATGATATGCCTATCCCACTTGGTGAGCCACACGACGTTGTTTCAATAGCTGCTAGCAAGCTAACTCCAGCGCTTACTTACAACATGGGTACAAACTCAAGAACAGGCGAGGCTAGCCCATACGCAACCCTAGCTGGTCAAGAAAGAGTTGAGAGAAACGGCAAAAACGTAACTGTCTATGCAACAATGATCAGAAGCCACATCAACCCAGAGCACATCGAGGTAAATAAAGGCGATAACGTAACAATTCACCTAACAAACCTAGAGCGCGCTCAAGATGAGACTCACGGCTTTGGCATCGACCTTTACAACATCCACGCTTCACTTGAGCCTGGCAAAACTGCTTCAGTAAATTTCGTAGCTGATATGGAAGGCGTCTTCCCATACTACTGCACCGAGTTTTGTTCAGCACTTCACCTAGAGATGATGGGTTATTTGCTTGTTAAAGATCCAAATAAAAAATATGAATCTGCAAAAAATAGCAAGCTAAAAACTCTAAGCCCAGAGGCTCTAAAAGCTGAGTACGACAAAGTAATCGCAACTAACAAAGCAACTGATGATGTTATCCAAGAGGTTGTTAAATACCTAAAAGAGAAACATTATGAGAAATATCCAAAAGTAAAAGCTTTGGTTGATGACGCACTTGATCAATACGGTCACATCAAAGAGGTAAAAGCTAAAGCTGACGAAGCTTACAAAAAAGGCGACGTAAACGGCGCTATCCTTTGGGAGTACCAAGTATGGCAATACATGGTTAAAACTGCTGACGTTGGTCTAAGAGCTAAAAACAACCTAGCTAAAGAGATCGCAACTCCGATGAGCCCAGCTGCTGCAAAAGGCGAAGAAGCTTATCTAAAAGGCGGATGTAATGGCTGCCATGTCATCGGTCAAGTAAGCTCAGGCCCAGACTTAACTGGTGTCTTGCTAAGACATGAAAACGGCGAAAAATGGGTAGCAGACTTTATAAAAGACCCTGCTAAATTCTATAACGACGACTACGTTAAAGCGATGATTGACTTCTTTAAACTTAGAATGCCAAATCAGCACATGAGTGACGAAGAGATCAAAAATATCATCCAGTATCTAAAATGGATAGACGAAAACGCAGGTATGTAG
- a CDS encoding c-type cytochrome: protein MKIGKIITIILAVLICGIMVFMLSQTPPKKEKVEASVQPKVEQNISKEQSKSSEEFASEDELKKVKELSLSVAKTQNEGVSKQYLTSCAPCHGANGKGVVAPDITHLSKEDLLKKLADYKAGKVQNTLMKGLLTNVSDSDLNSLADEISKFKK, encoded by the coding sequence ATGAAAATCGGAAAAATCATAACGATCATTTTAGCGGTGCTGATATGTGGCATCATGGTGTTTATGCTAAGCCAAACTCCGCCTAAAAAGGAGAAAGTAGAAGCTAGCGTTCAGCCAAAAGTGGAGCAAAATATCTCAAAAGAGCAGTCAAAGTCTAGCGAGGAATTTGCCAGTGAAGATGAGCTAAAAAAGGTAAAAGAGCTAAGCCTAAGCGTGGCTAAGACGCAAAATGAAGGCGTTAGCAAGCAATACCTAACCTCTTGCGCACCATGTCACGGCGCAAATGGCAAAGGCGTCGTAGCGCCTGATATCACCCATCTAAGTAAAGAGGATCTGCTTAAAAAACTGGCTGATTATAAGGCTGGTAAGGTGCAAAACACGCTTATGAAGGGACTACTTACAAATGTTAGCGACAGCGATCTAAACAGCCTTGCTGATGAAATTTCTAAATTTAAAAAGTAA
- a CDS encoding NapH/MauN family ferredoxin-type protein, producing MDKYNVRATVRNVSFLSTLITTTKDGKKRPSIRFWRIFTIVLVHLLFVLSYRVDVQILEGDISASRILGFHLADAFMSLQVFLATHEIHVNLLIGSLSILAFYIIFGGRGFCSWVCPYSLISEIAEKIHENLRAKKIVKPRVFDTKWRYVFTILFLALSFASSSLVFEIFNVVGIFSRFIIYGYFHAIWLVVAMLVVEIFFSRRAWCRYVCPVGATYSLLAKPNAIKVSWDKEKCDHCLVCTDVCLVPHVLFMTKKGAKTDDSKKLFRIAGADCTLCGRCIDVCHQDALKFDNGFKKLI from the coding sequence ATGGATAAATATAACGTTCGTGCGACCGTTAGAAACGTAAGCTTTCTAAGCACGCTAATAACGACCACAAAAGATGGCAAAAAGCGTCCAAGCATACGTTTTTGGCGTATTTTTACCATCGTTTTAGTGCATCTTTTATTTGTGCTCTCTTACAGGGTCGATGTGCAAATTTTAGAGGGCGACATTAGCGCCTCAAGGATACTTGGCTTTCACCTAGCAGACGCATTTATGAGCTTGCAAGTCTTTTTAGCAACGCATGAAATTCATGTAAATTTACTAATTGGCTCGCTTAGTATCCTAGCCTTTTACATCATTTTTGGTGGCAGGGGCTTTTGCTCGTGGGTTTGCCCGTACTCACTCATAAGCGAGATAGCTGAGAAAATTCATGAAAATTTACGCGCCAAAAAGATAGTAAAACCGCGAGTTTTTGACACAAAGTGGCGATATGTTTTTACCATTTTATTTTTGGCTCTTAGCTTTGCTAGCTCAAGCCTAGTCTTTGAAATTTTTAACGTCGTTGGGATATTTTCAAGATTTATCATCTATGGCTACTTTCACGCTATCTGGCTAGTTGTAGCTATGCTTGTGGTTGAGATTTTCTTCTCGCGCAGGGCGTGGTGCAGGTATGTCTGCCCTGTTGGAGCGACCTATTCGCTACTAGCAAAGCCAAATGCGATAAAGGTCAGCTGGGATAAAGAAAAGTGCGATCACTGCTTGGTTTGCACCGATGTTTGCCTAGTGCCACACGTGCTTTTTATGACAAAAAAAGGCGCAAAAACTGATGATAGTAAAAAGCTCTTTAGGATAGCTGGGGCTGACTGCACGCTTTGTGGCAGGTGCATCGACGTTTGCCATCAAGATGCACTTAAATTTGACAACGGCTTTAAGAAACTCATATAA
- a CDS encoding PepSY-associated TM helix domain-containing protein, with amino-acid sequence MKFLNLKLFYKVHAYLSLLFFTPLVVVCFSGAILVYKDELNSLFRPNIVNVNLNKENLNKRISFDELRDIVASELSGYEMVGINIDANPKKCDKIWLIEHNDSKKEWKFIYFDAFSGNIKSKPLAHDEGFFGVLAHIHEELLLEKSGNIILFLTAIFTFFICISGFVIYRKFWLTLLRLRVNGLNVFMNDIHKIIGIFCTPVLLLICISGAWWEFQMACAPEFKDDFVIDAKIYNKSLSLDELVARSKKDIKGFEPHFISLPFMQGANIRIFGYVIWQSFLHNEYSSVITYDKDSGKLVSVLDIKNANLSEKILSAFRRSHFGNYNQTTKFIWFMVGISPLVLSISGLYLWFRKFKRRKNEKNFT; translated from the coding sequence GTGAAATTTTTAAATTTAAAGCTTTTTTACAAGGTGCATGCATATTTGTCGCTTCTCTTTTTTACCCCGCTTGTCGTAGTTTGCTTTAGCGGTGCGATCCTAGTTTATAAAGACGAGCTAAACAGCCTTTTTCGCCCAAATATCGTAAATGTAAATTTAAACAAAGAAAATTTGAACAAAAGGATCAGCTTTGATGAGCTAAGAGATATCGTCGCAAGCGAGCTTAGCGGCTACGAGATGGTTGGCATAAATATCGATGCAAACCCTAAAAAATGCGACAAAATCTGGCTAATCGAGCATAACGATAGCAAAAAAGAGTGGAAATTTATCTATTTTGACGCTTTTAGTGGCAATATAAAGAGCAAGCCACTAGCACACGATGAGGGATTTTTCGGGGTTTTAGCGCATATCCACGAGGAGCTTCTTCTTGAAAAAAGTGGCAACATTATCCTCTTTTTGACAGCTATTTTTACATTTTTTATCTGCATTAGCGGCTTTGTGATCTACCGTAAATTTTGGCTAACTCTGCTTAGATTGCGCGTAAATGGACTAAACGTTTTCATGAACGACATCCACAAGATAATAGGAATTTTTTGCACGCCAGTTTTACTGCTCATTTGCATAAGCGGCGCTTGGTGGGAATTTCAGATGGCATGCGCGCCAGAGTTTAAAGATGACTTCGTGATAGACGCAAAAATTTACAACAAAAGTTTATCTCTTGATGAGCTGGTGGCGCGAAGCAAAAAGGATATCAAAGGCTTTGAGCCACACTTCATCTCGCTACCTTTCATGCAAGGGGCAAACATCCGCATCTTTGGCTACGTGATATGGCAAAGTTTCTTGCATAACGAATACTCAAGCGTGATCACCTACGACAAAGATAGCGGCAAGCTAGTTAGCGTCCTAGACATAAAAAATGCAAATTTAAGCGAGAAAATCCTCTCGGCCTTTAGGAGATCGCACTTTGGAAACTACAACCAAACTACAAAATTTATCTGGTTTATGGTAGGCATCTCGCCGCTAGTTTTGAGCATCTCAGGGCTTTATCTGTGGTTTAGAAAATTTAAAAGGAGAAAAAATGAAAAAAATTTTACTTAG
- a CDS encoding tetratricopeptide repeat protein produces MKKSILFLAFALLSLSANWDENMQNCINKSDAKACESFTKKLSSECENKDKTSCFLYADMLGRGLGVEKDLVRSYEIFKSLCENGSSEACYELATKYLQGNGVEQSFDLSANALDKACKMGSKRACNVLELVPKN; encoded by the coding sequence ATGAAAAAATCCATTTTATTTTTAGCCTTTGCCCTTTTATCTCTAAGTGCAAACTGGGATGAAAACATGCAAAACTGCATCAACAAAAGTGACGCAAAAGCTTGCGAGAGCTTTACTAAAAAGCTTTCAAGCGAGTGCGAGAACAAAGATAAAACCTCTTGCTTTTTATATGCTGACATGCTAGGTCGAGGTCTTGGCGTGGAGAAAGATCTGGTTAGATCTTATGAGATATTTAAGTCGCTTTGCGAAAATGGCAGCAGCGAGGCTTGCTATGAGCTTGCTACAAAATATCTGCAAGGAAACGGCGTAGAGCAGAGCTTTGATCTATCTGCAAATGCCCTTGATAAAGCTTGCAAAATGGGCAGCAAACGAGCCTGCAACGTCTTAGAACTCGTGCCTAAGAATTAA